One region of Paucibacter aquatile genomic DNA includes:
- a CDS encoding 5-(carboxyamino)imidazole ribonucleotide synthase — MSAASLKPLLPGEATLGVMGGGQLGRMFVHAAQSLGCRAVVLDPDADSPAGLVAHEHIHAGYLDEAGLARLAEVADAITTEFENVPAQALARLAERRFVAPAGAAVAYCQDRAAEKAHFGASGVACAPYAVIESAADLAAVADSLLPGILKTSRMGYDGKGQIRVRNRAELQAGWDELKQVPCVLEQMLPLALELSVLSARGADGTVVQFPVQQNLHRDGILAVTQVPAPAVSEALQQQALASAARIATEMGYVGVLCVEFFVLQDGSLVVNEMAPRPHNSGHYTMNACDVSQFDLQVRAMARLPLRTPRLHSPTVMLNLLGDLWFDAAGAERTPPWDAILALPGTHLHLYGKTSARPGRKMGHLNITAATPAEAERLAREAAGLLGLPQDW, encoded by the coding sequence ATGTCGGCGGCCTCGCTGAAACCTCTGCTGCCCGGCGAAGCCACGCTGGGCGTGATGGGCGGCGGCCAGCTGGGCCGCATGTTCGTCCACGCCGCTCAAAGCCTCGGTTGTCGAGCCGTGGTGCTGGATCCGGATGCCGACAGCCCGGCCGGACTGGTGGCCCACGAGCACATCCACGCCGGCTATCTCGACGAGGCGGGGCTGGCGCGTCTGGCCGAAGTGGCCGACGCCATCACCACCGAGTTCGAGAACGTGCCGGCGCAGGCGCTGGCTCGTCTGGCCGAGCGCCGTTTTGTCGCGCCGGCCGGTGCCGCCGTGGCCTACTGCCAGGACCGTGCCGCCGAGAAAGCGCATTTCGGCGCCAGCGGCGTCGCTTGCGCGCCCTACGCGGTGATCGAGAGCGCGGCCGATCTGGCCGCGGTGGCCGACAGCCTGCTGCCCGGCATCCTCAAGACCAGCCGCATGGGTTACGACGGCAAGGGCCAGATCCGCGTGCGCAACCGCGCCGAGCTGCAAGCCGGCTGGGACGAGCTCAAGCAAGTGCCCTGCGTGCTGGAGCAGATGTTGCCGCTGGCGCTGGAGCTCTCGGTGCTGAGCGCCCGTGGGGCCGATGGCACAGTGGTTCAGTTCCCGGTGCAGCAGAACCTGCATCGTGACGGCATCCTGGCCGTCACCCAGGTGCCGGCGCCCGCGGTCAGCGAGGCCTTGCAGCAGCAAGCTTTGGCCTCGGCCGCCCGCATCGCCACCGAGATGGGCTATGTCGGCGTGCTCTGCGTCGAGTTCTTCGTGCTGCAGGACGGCTCCCTGGTCGTCAACGAGATGGCGCCGCGCCCGCACAACTCGGGCCACTACACGATGAATGCCTGCGATGTCTCGCAGTTCGACTTGCAGGTGCGCGCCATGGCCCGCCTGCCGCTGCGCACGCCGCGCCTGCATTCGCCGACGGTGATGCTCAATCTGCTCGGAGATTTGTGGTTTGACGCAGCCGGCGCCGAACGTACGCCTCCCTGGGACGCAATTCTTGCCTTGCCCGGCACCCATCTGCATCTTTACGGCAAGACCAGCGCGCGCCCCGGCCGCAAGATGGGCCACCTCAACATCACGGCCGCCACCCCGGCAGAGGCCGAGCGCCTGGCGCGCGAAGCTGCGGGCCTGCTGGGCTTGCCCCAGGATTGGTGA
- the purE gene encoding 5-(carboxyamino)imidazole ribonucleotide mutase, whose product MKHAADILTEFGIPFEAKVVSAHRMPDDMFAYAESAASRGLQAIIAGAGGAAHLPGMLAAKTPVPVLGVPVASRHLQGVDSLHSIVQMPKGIPVATFAIGTAGAGNAALFAVAMLANQNPALRAQLEAFRARQTEVARAMSKDLV is encoded by the coding sequence ATGAAGCACGCTGCCGACATTCTCACCGAGTTCGGCATTCCCTTCGAGGCCAAGGTCGTGTCCGCGCACCGCATGCCGGACGATATGTTCGCCTATGCCGAGAGCGCCGCCAGCCGTGGCCTGCAAGCCATCATCGCTGGTGCCGGTGGCGCCGCCCATCTGCCCGGCATGTTGGCGGCCAAGACGCCCGTGCCGGTGCTCGGCGTGCCCGTGGCCAGCCGCCATCTGCAAGGCGTCGATTCCCTGCATTCCATCGTCCAGATGCCCAAGGGCATCCCGGTCGCCACCTTCGCCATCGGCACGGCCGGCGCCGGCAATGCCGCCCTGTTCGCCGTGGCCATGCTGGCCAATCAGAACCCCGCCCTGCGCGCCCAGCTGGAGGCCTTTCGCGCCCGCCAGACCGAGGTGGCCCGGGCCATGAGCAAGGACCTGGTCTGA
- a CDS encoding tetratricopeptide repeat protein, with the protein MIDITLQNFEAELIQGSMQQPVLLDIWAPWCGPCKSLGPVLEKLEVAYAGRFKLAKLNSDEVPEIASQLSQMFGVRSIPFCVMFAGGQPVDGFVGAIPEAQIREFLDKHVPSGEMLEAQEEVAEAEGLMAEGDLESALVKLQAAVETDPANDQARFDYVRALLELDLLKEAQAAFAPVAAKAADTLTPHPRFAALGLWLQACERTAAGLDIGALQAAIAANKRDFEARYALAQGLMANQSFTEAMDELLEIIMRDKAWNGELARKTYVAILELLSKPAPKPAANEPKSALELAGRAVVPPSDPLIDQYRRKLSMALF; encoded by the coding sequence ATGATCGACATCACCCTCCAGAATTTTGAAGCCGAACTGATCCAGGGCTCGATGCAGCAGCCGGTGCTGCTGGACATCTGGGCGCCTTGGTGCGGCCCCTGCAAAAGCCTGGGCCCGGTGCTGGAAAAACTCGAAGTGGCCTATGCCGGCCGCTTCAAGCTGGCCAAGCTGAACAGCGACGAGGTGCCCGAGATCGCCAGCCAGCTGAGCCAGATGTTCGGCGTGCGCAGCATTCCGTTTTGCGTGATGTTTGCCGGCGGCCAGCCGGTGGACGGATTTGTCGGCGCGATTCCCGAAGCCCAGATCCGCGAATTCCTGGACAAGCATGTGCCCAGCGGCGAGATGCTGGAGGCTCAGGAAGAAGTGGCCGAGGCCGAAGGCCTGATGGCCGAGGGCGATCTGGAATCGGCCCTGGTCAAGCTGCAAGCCGCGGTCGAGACCGACCCGGCCAACGACCAGGCCCGTTTCGATTACGTCCGCGCCCTGCTGGAGCTGGACCTGCTGAAGGAAGCCCAGGCCGCCTTCGCGCCGGTGGCAGCCAAGGCCGCCGACACGCTGACGCCGCATCCGCGCTTCGCCGCCCTGGGCCTGTGGCTGCAGGCCTGCGAGCGCACGGCCGCCGGCCTGGACATCGGCGCCCTGCAGGCCGCAATTGCCGCCAACAAGCGCGACTTCGAGGCCCGCTACGCCCTAGCCCAGGGCCTGATGGCCAACCAGAGCTTCACCGAAGCCATGGACGAGCTGCTGGAAATCATCATGCGCGACAAGGCCTGGAACGGCGAGCTGGCGCGCAAGACCTATGTCGCCATCCTGGAGCTGCTGAGCAAGCCGGCCCCGAAGCCGGCCGCCAACGAGCCCAAGAGCGCCCTGGAGCTGGCCGGCCGTGCCGTCGTGCCACCCAGCGACCCGCTGATCGACCAGTACCGCCGCAAGCTCAGCATGGCGCTGTTCTGA
- a CDS encoding phosphoribosylaminoimidazolesuccinocarboxamide synthase → MTAALLNSTLTSLPLIARGKVRENYAVGEDRILMIASDRISAYDVIMGEPIPGKGELLTQMALFWFDKLDGIVPNHLTGDDPLSVVTAEEQAQVRGRSMLVKRLKPLPVEAVVRGYLAGSGWAEYKTNGQVCGVQLPAGLKNASKLPEPIFTPATKAEMGDHDENISFDKMVDIIGLDLATRVRDISIQLYQRAADYALSKGIIIADTKFEFGLDADGTLTLMDEVLTPDSSRYWPVESYAEGINPPSYDKQFLRDWLEAAQVDGKLWGKTAPAPALPAEVIEKTAAKYAEALQRLTQS, encoded by the coding sequence ATGACCGCTGCCTTGCTGAACTCGACCCTCACCTCCTTGCCCCTGATCGCGCGCGGCAAGGTGCGCGAAAACTATGCGGTGGGCGAGGACCGCATCCTGATGATCGCCAGCGACCGCATCTCGGCCTACGACGTCATCATGGGCGAGCCCATCCCGGGCAAGGGCGAGTTGCTGACCCAGATGGCCCTGTTCTGGTTCGACAAGCTCGACGGCATCGTGCCCAACCACCTGACCGGCGACGACCCGCTGTCGGTGGTGACGGCCGAGGAGCAGGCCCAGGTGCGCGGCCGCTCCATGCTGGTCAAGCGCCTCAAGCCCCTGCCGGTCGAGGCCGTGGTGCGCGGCTACCTGGCCGGCAGCGGCTGGGCCGAGTACAAGACGAACGGCCAGGTCTGCGGCGTGCAACTGCCGGCCGGCCTGAAGAACGCTTCCAAGCTGCCCGAGCCCATCTTCACCCCGGCCACCAAGGCCGAGATGGGCGACCACGACGAGAACATCAGTTTCGACAAGATGGTCGACATCATCGGCCTGGATCTCGCCACCCGCGTGCGCGACATCTCCATCCAGCTCTACCAGCGCGCCGCCGATTACGCGCTGAGCAAGGGCATCATCATTGCCGACACGAAGTTCGAATTCGGCCTCGATGCCGACGGTACCCTGACCCTGATGGACGAAGTGCTGACGCCCGACTCCTCGCGTTACTGGCCGGTGGAGAGCTATGCCGAAGGCATCAACCCGCCCAGCTACGACAAGCAGTTCCTGCGCGACTGGCTGGAGGCGGCGCAAGTCGACGGCAAGCTCTGGGGCAAGACCGCGCCGGCGCCGGCCCTGCCGGCCGAGGTGATCGAGAAGACCGCCGCCAAGTACGCCGAAGCGCTGCAGCGCCTGACCCAGTCATGA
- the fba gene encoding class II fructose-bisphosphate aldolase (catalyzes the reversible aldol condensation of dihydroxyacetonephosphate and glyceraldehyde 3-phosphate in the Calvin cycle, glycolysis, and/or gluconeogenesis), with product MALVSMRQLLDHAAEHGYGIPAFNVNNLEQVQAVMAAADEVGAPVILQASAGARKYAGEPFIKHLIQAAAEMYPHVPLVMHQDHGTSPKICQGAIDLGFGSVMMDGSLMEDGKTPSSFEYNMDVTRRVVEMAHKVGVTVEGELGCLGNLETGDAGEEDGIGAVGKLDHSQMLTDPEEAATFVKATQLDALAIAIGTSHGAYKFSRKPTGDILAISRVKEIHARIPNTHLVMHGSSSVPQELLAIINQYGGQMKETFGVPIEEIQEAIKHGVRKINIDTDIRLAMTGAVRKFLFENPDKFDAREWLKPAREAAKAVCKQRYLEFGCEGQAGKIQPRTLVDIAAAYARGELNQIVQ from the coding sequence ATGGCTCTCGTCTCAATGCGCCAACTGCTGGACCATGCCGCCGAACACGGTTACGGCATCCCGGCCTTCAACGTCAACAACCTCGAGCAGGTCCAGGCCGTGATGGCCGCCGCCGACGAGGTCGGTGCCCCGGTGATCCTGCAGGCCAGCGCAGGCGCCCGCAAGTACGCCGGCGAGCCCTTCATCAAGCATCTGATCCAGGCCGCGGCCGAGATGTACCCACACGTTCCCCTGGTCATGCACCAGGATCACGGCACCAGCCCCAAGATCTGCCAGGGCGCCATCGACCTGGGCTTCGGCTCGGTGATGATGGACGGCTCGCTGATGGAAGACGGCAAGACGCCCTCGTCCTTTGAGTACAACATGGACGTGACCCGCCGCGTCGTCGAAATGGCGCACAAGGTCGGCGTCACCGTCGAGGGCGAGCTGGGCTGCCTGGGCAATCTGGAAACCGGCGATGCTGGCGAGGAAGACGGCATCGGCGCCGTCGGCAAGCTGGATCACAGCCAGATGCTGACCGACCCGGAAGAGGCCGCCACCTTCGTCAAGGCCACCCAGCTGGACGCCCTGGCCATTGCCATCGGCACCAGCCACGGCGCCTACAAGTTCAGCCGCAAGCCCACCGGTGACATCCTGGCCATCAGCCGCGTCAAGGAAATCCACGCCCGCATTCCCAACACCCACCTGGTGATGCACGGCTCCTCGAGCGTGCCGCAAGAGCTGCTGGCCATCATCAACCAGTACGGCGGCCAGATGAAGGAAACCTTCGGTGTGCCGATCGAGGAAATCCAGGAAGCCATCAAGCACGGCGTGCGCAAGATCAATATCGACACCGACATCCGCTTGGCCATGACCGGCGCGGTGCGCAAGTTCCTGTTTGAAAACCCCGACAAATTCGACGCCCGCGAATGGCTCAAGCCGGCCCGCGAAGCCGCCAAGGCCGTGTGCAAGCAGCGTTATCTGGAGTTCGGTTGCGAAGGCCAGGCCGGCAAGATCCAGCCGCGCACGCTGGTGGACATCGCCGCGGCCTACGCCCGCGGTGAGCTGAACCAGATCGTTCAGTAA
- a CDS encoding ATP-binding protein, translating into MTRLALDQLTLWITAAAREHSHDLAQHLEERTGASHRSALGALRRLVDAHWLVRSGSSRRPVYGPGLLRQVARSYTLHGLQEDLPWQRDFAPHFDLPPHVARMIQHGFTELVNNAIDHSGGTSVTVSLRQTPSHVQLLVSDDGCGVFDKICSAFDIADAQHAMLELSKGRLTSQPEMHTGRGLFFSSQLADVFDIHANGTAFQRRAWESTGWQKGKPLPRQGSSIYMAIALDTKRSLDQVMESWSLAGDGIEFDRTTINLRLLAGPGQALDSRAQARRVAARLPQFKRAEVSFEGVEDVGHGFTDELFRVFARAHTEVELVPTHMTPRIAALIKSAQNA; encoded by the coding sequence ATGACACGACTCGCACTCGACCAGCTGACCCTCTGGATCACCGCCGCCGCACGCGAGCATTCGCACGACCTGGCCCAGCATCTCGAGGAGCGCACCGGCGCCAGCCACCGCTCGGCCTTGGGCGCGCTGCGCCGCCTGGTCGACGCGCACTGGCTGGTGCGCTCAGGCAGCAGCCGCCGGCCGGTCTACGGCCCGGGCCTGCTGCGCCAGGTGGCGCGCTCCTACACCTTGCACGGTTTGCAGGAAGACCTGCCCTGGCAGCGCGACTTTGCGCCCCACTTCGACCTGCCGCCCCATGTGGCGCGCATGATCCAGCATGGCTTCACCGAACTGGTCAACAACGCCATCGACCACAGCGGCGGCACCAGCGTCACCGTCTCGCTGCGCCAGACGCCCAGCCATGTGCAGCTGCTGGTGTCCGACGATGGCTGCGGCGTGTTCGACAAGATCTGTTCGGCCTTCGACATCGCCGATGCCCAACACGCCATGCTGGAGCTGAGCAAGGGCCGGCTGACCAGCCAGCCCGAGATGCACACCGGCCGCGGCCTGTTCTTCAGCTCGCAGCTGGCCGATGTCTTCGACATCCATGCCAACGGCACCGCCTTCCAGCGTCGCGCCTGGGAAAGCACCGGCTGGCAAAAAGGCAAACCCTTGCCGCGCCAGGGCAGCTCCATCTACATGGCGATCGCCCTGGACACCAAGCGCAGCCTGGACCAGGTGATGGAATCCTGGAGCCTGGCCGGTGATGGCATCGAATTCGACCGCACCACCATCAATCTACGCCTGCTGGCCGGCCCCGGCCAGGCCCTGGACTCACGCGCCCAGGCTCGCCGCGTGGCGGCCCGGCTGCCGCAGTTCAAACGGGCCGAGGTCAGCTTTGAAGGGGTGGAGGATGTGGGCCACGGTTTCACCGACGAGCTGTTCCGCGTCTTCGCCCGCGCCCACACCGAGGTGGAACTGGTGCCGACGCACATGACGCCGCGCATCGCAGCGCTGATCAAGAGCGCGCAGAACGCCTGA
- the pyk gene encoding pyruvate kinase has product MSRATKIVATLGPASSSPEVLERMIRAGVDVVRLNFSHGKAQDHIDRARLVREAARAAGKEVAIMADMQGPKIRVGKFENGKIELINGERFILDADRTELGNEQAVGLDYKELPRDVKPGDTLLLNDGLLVLTVEAVRGAAVHTIVKLGGELSNNKGINKQGGGLTAPALTAKDMEDIKTAMSFRCEYLAISFPKNATDMEMARQLANMAGEPYGHKPSMIAKIERSEAIPHLEAILKASDGIMVARGDLAVEVGNAAVPALQKRMIKMARELDKVAITATQMMESMIVNPVPTRAEVSDVANAVLDGTDAVMLSAETAAGKFPVETIEQMAAIALEAERAEFVSLDTDFAGRQFGRIDQSIAMGALFTAHHLGCKAILALTESGSTALWMSRHRIQVPIYALTTQEVSQRKMTLYRNVRPLLMPKFEDRDAALKAAEQILVEQGVLMPGDTYAITCGEPMGYPGGTNMLKVCRVG; this is encoded by the coding sequence ATGTCCCGAGCCACCAAGATCGTTGCCACCCTGGGCCCTGCGTCCTCCTCACCGGAGGTGCTGGAGCGCATGATCCGAGCCGGCGTCGATGTGGTGCGGCTCAATTTCTCGCATGGCAAGGCGCAGGATCACATCGACCGCGCCCGCCTGGTGCGCGAGGCCGCCCGGGCCGCCGGCAAGGAAGTGGCCATCATGGCCGATATGCAGGGCCCCAAGATCCGCGTCGGCAAGTTCGAGAACGGCAAGATCGAGCTGATCAACGGCGAGCGTTTCATCCTCGACGCCGACCGCACCGAGCTCGGCAATGAGCAGGCCGTGGGCCTCGATTACAAGGAACTGCCGCGCGATGTGAAGCCCGGCGACACCTTGCTGCTGAACGACGGCCTGCTGGTGCTGACCGTGGAAGCGGTGCGCGGCGCGGCCGTGCACACCATCGTCAAGCTGGGCGGCGAACTGTCCAACAACAAGGGCATCAACAAGCAGGGCGGCGGCCTGACCGCCCCGGCCCTGACCGCCAAGGACATGGAAGACATCAAGACCGCGATGAGCTTCCGCTGCGAATACCTGGCAATCAGCTTCCCCAAGAACGCCACCGACATGGAAATGGCCCGCCAGCTGGCCAATATGGCCGGCGAGCCTTACGGCCACAAGCCCAGCATGATTGCCAAGATCGAGCGCTCGGAGGCCATCCCTCACCTTGAGGCCATCCTCAAGGCCAGCGACGGCATCATGGTGGCCCGCGGCGACTTGGCCGTGGAGGTCGGCAACGCCGCCGTGCCGGCCCTGCAAAAGCGCATGATCAAGATGGCGCGCGAGCTGGACAAGGTGGCCATCACCGCCACGCAGATGATGGAGTCCATGATCGTCAACCCGGTGCCCACGCGTGCCGAGGTCTCGGACGTGGCCAATGCCGTGCTGGACGGCACCGATGCCGTGATGCTGAGCGCCGAGACGGCGGCCGGCAAGTTCCCGGTCGAGACCATCGAGCAGATGGCAGCCATCGCCCTGGAGGCCGAGCGCGCCGAGTTCGTCAGCCTGGACACCGATTTCGCCGGCCGCCAGTTCGGCCGCATCGACCAGTCCATCGCCATGGGGGCGCTGTTCACCGCCCACCACCTGGGCTGCAAGGCCATCCTGGCCCTGACTGAATCGGGCTCGACCGCGCTGTGGATGAGCCGCCACCGCATCCAGGTGCCCATCTACGCCCTGACCACCCAAGAGGTCAGCCAGCGCAAGATGACGCTGTACCGCAATGTGCGCCCGCTGCTGATGCCCAAGTTCGAGGACCGCGACGCCGCGCTGAAGGCGGCCGAGCAAATCCTGGTCGAGCAGGGCGTGCTGATGCCGGGCGACACCTATGCCATCACCTGCGGTGAGCCCATGGGCTATCCCGGTGGCACCAATATGCTCAAGGTCTGCCGCGTCGGTTAA
- a CDS encoding NADP-dependent malic enzyme — MSEQNNKALSPAEAALRDAAREYHRSPTRGKIAVTPTKALSNQRDLSLAYSPGVAYPCLDIEADPQKAADYTSRANLVGVITNGTAVLGLGDIGPLAAKPVMEGKGCLFKKFAGIDVFDIELAERDPDKLVDIIAAMEPTLGGVNLEDIKAPECFYIEKKLKERMNIPVFHDDQHGTAIISSAALLNGLELVGKDIGAVKLAVSGAGAAAIACLDVMVGLGVKREHIFVCDSKGVIHAEREDAKAGKLDESKQRYCQTTTARTLADVVNGADVFLGCSAAGVLTAEMVKTMAASPIILALANPEPEIRPELAKAVRPDCIIATGRSDYPNQVNNVLCFPYIFRGALDCGASKITEEMKLACVREIAALAKAETSDEVAAAYAGEELHFGPDYLIPKPFDARLILRIAPAVAQAAADSGVAERPIADMAAYRQSLERYVYQTGMFMRPVFTAAKANPARVIYAEGEDERVLRAVQVALDEGIVKPTLIGRPEVIATRIERAGLRLKLGEDVAVIDPNNDARFRQYWEAYHQVMGRQGVTPEMAKAAVRRSATTIGALAIKLGDADAMICGMVGRFDNHLEHVSDLIGLKPGARNFATMNALMLDEHTLFITDTFVNDQPDAEQLAEIAAMAAEEVKRFGLPPKLAFVSHSMFGSSKRPSAVKMRRARELFTQHAPDVECDGEMHGDAALSESVRNTFLPDSTLKGAANLLVLPSLDAANILFNVLKITAGQGVTVGPILLGSAAPVHILTPSATVRRIVNMTALAVADVLAAKG; from the coding sequence ATGAGCGAACAGAACAACAAGGCTTTGTCCCCGGCTGAAGCCGCGCTGCGCGATGCCGCCCGCGAGTACCACCGCAGCCCGACGCGCGGCAAGATTGCCGTCACCCCGACCAAGGCCTTGTCCAACCAGCGCGACCTGTCCCTGGCCTATTCGCCCGGTGTGGCCTATCCCTGCCTGGACATCGAGGCCGACCCGCAGAAGGCGGCCGACTACACCTCGCGCGCCAATCTGGTCGGCGTGATCACCAATGGCACGGCGGTGCTGGGCCTCGGTGACATCGGCCCGCTGGCCGCCAAGCCGGTGATGGAGGGCAAGGGCTGCCTGTTCAAGAAGTTCGCCGGCATCGATGTGTTCGACATCGAACTGGCCGAGCGCGACCCCGACAAACTGGTGGACATCATTGCCGCCATGGAGCCCACCCTGGGCGGTGTGAACCTGGAAGACATCAAGGCGCCCGAGTGCTTCTACATCGAGAAGAAGCTCAAGGAGCGCATGAACATCCCGGTCTTCCACGACGACCAGCACGGCACGGCCATCATCTCCAGCGCCGCGCTGCTGAACGGCCTGGAACTGGTGGGCAAGGACATCGGCGCCGTCAAGCTGGCTGTGTCCGGCGCCGGTGCGGCGGCGATCGCCTGCCTGGACGTGATGGTGGGCTTGGGCGTCAAGCGCGAGCACATTTTTGTCTGCGACTCCAAGGGCGTGATTCACGCCGAGCGTGAGGATGCCAAGGCCGGCAAGCTCGATGAATCCAAGCAGCGCTACTGCCAGACCACGACGGCGCGCACTTTGGCCGATGTGGTGAATGGCGCCGACGTCTTCCTGGGTTGCTCGGCCGCCGGCGTGCTCACGGCCGAGATGGTCAAGACCATGGCTGCCAGCCCCATCATCCTGGCCCTGGCCAACCCCGAGCCCGAGATCCGCCCCGAACTGGCCAAGGCCGTGCGCCCGGATTGCATCATCGCCACCGGCCGCTCCGATTACCCGAATCAGGTCAACAACGTCCTCTGCTTCCCCTACATCTTCCGCGGCGCGCTGGACTGCGGCGCCAGCAAGATCACCGAGGAAATGAAGCTGGCCTGCGTGCGCGAGATCGCCGCCCTGGCCAAGGCCGAGACCAGCGATGAAGTCGCCGCGGCCTATGCCGGCGAAGAGCTGCACTTCGGCCCCGACTACCTGATCCCCAAGCCCTTCGACGCGCGCCTGATTCTGCGTATCGCGCCGGCCGTGGCTCAGGCTGCCGCCGACTCCGGCGTGGCCGAGCGCCCGATCGCGGACATGGCGGCCTACCGCCAGTCGCTCGAGCGTTACGTCTACCAGACCGGCATGTTCATGCGCCCGGTGTTCACGGCCGCCAAGGCCAACCCGGCGCGCGTGATCTACGCCGAGGGCGAGGACGAGCGCGTGCTGCGTGCGGTGCAGGTGGCGCTGGACGAAGGCATCGTCAAGCCGACGCTGATTGGCCGGCCCGAGGTCATCGCCACCCGCATCGAGCGGGCCGGCCTGCGCCTCAAGCTGGGCGAGGATGTGGCCGTCATCGACCCGAACAATGACGCGCGCTTCCGCCAGTACTGGGAGGCGTACCACCAGGTCATGGGCCGCCAGGGTGTGACGCCCGAGATGGCCAAGGCGGCCGTGCGCCGCTCCGCCACCACCATCGGCGCCCTGGCCATCAAGCTCGGCGATGCCGATGCCATGATCTGCGGCATGGTCGGTCGCTTCGACAACCATCTGGAGCATGTCTCCGACCTGATCGGCCTGAAACCCGGCGCGCGCAATTTCGCCACCATGAATGCGCTGATGCTGGACGAGCACACGCTCTTCATCACCGACACCTTCGTCAACGACCAGCCCGATGCCGAGCAGCTGGCCGAGATCGCGGCCATGGCGGCCGAGGAGGTCAAGCGCTTCGGCCTGCCGCCCAAGCTGGCCTTTGTGTCGCACTCGATGTTCGGCTCCAGCAAGCGGCCCTCGGCCGTGAAGATGCGCCGTGCGCGCGAGCTCTTCACCCAGCATGCGCCCGATGTCGAGTGCGATGGCGAGATGCATGGCGATGCGGCCCTGAGCGAATCGGTGCGCAACACCTTCCTGCCCGACAGCACGCTCAAGGGCGCCGCCAATCTGCTGGTGCTGCCTTCGCTGGATGCGGCCAATATCTTGTTCAATGTGCTCAAGATCACCGCAGGTCAGGGCGTGACGGTCGGCCCCATCCTCTTGGGTTCGGCCGCGCCGGTGCACATCCTGACGCCTTCGGCCACGGTGCGCCGCATCGTCAATATGACGGCGCTGGCGGTGGCCGATGTGCTGGCCGCGAAGGGCTAA